The sequence ATTTCTGACCTCCGGCCAGAGGAGCTGCAGCGGGGCCTTGAGCCATCCTGGCCAGGCTGAAAAAAACCGGTCAACGGTAATTTGCTCATACTCCACCTGCGGTCTCAAGGTGATGATTGTTTCAATCATTGAAAGCGGCGCGGGATCGGTGGCAGTTTCGGCGCGGCCGATTTTTCCAAGGGTGCTTTTCACTTCCGGAAAACTCTGGATGATCTTGTCGGTCTGCTGGAGCAGTTCCTTTGCCTTGGTGATGGAGATGCCGGGCAGCGTCGTCGGCATATAGAGCAGGTCGCCTTCATTCAGCGGCGGCATGAATTCCGTGCCCAGTTTCGCAAGTGGGATCCACGAGAGCAGCACCACGAGGAGCGCGACGAGGATTGTCGTTTTGCGCCATTTGAGGACAAGTTTTATAAATGGCACATAGAGGGTGATAAAAAAATTGCTTACCGGATTTTTATGCTCAGGAAGAATTTTCTGGGGGAAGAGGCAGATCGCGGCAAAGGCCGAGACAAAGAATGCCGCAAACAGGCTCCAGTCCGGCATTGCAAGACCGGATATGCCGCCGAGGATCACAAGCCCCGGCGGGCCTGCAATGGCGCCAATCCAGGTCAGTTTTCTTTGTCGTTCGCTTAAATTTCTCGGCAGGGTGCGGTTTCTCACAAAAAAGGTCATGAGCACCGGCACGATGGTTATCGCCAGAATCGCCGAGCCCGCCATGGCAAAGGTTTTTGTGTAGGCCAGGGGTTTGAAAAGACGGCCGGACTGCTCTTGCAGGCTGAACACCGGCAGGAAGGACACGGTGATAATCAGCAGGCTGTAGAATAATGCCGGGCCGACTTCTTTTGCGGAGCGGATAATTGTTTCCACATGATTGCGGCCGCACTGGTCTTTTTCCAGATGCTTATGGGCGTTTTCAACAAGAACAACCGAGGCGTCCACCATGACCCCGATGGCAATGGCAATGCCGCCAAGGCTCATGATTGTGGCGTTGATGCCGAGGAAATACATCGCCAGAAACGACATGAGAATACCCACCGGCAGGGTGAAAATCGCCACAAAGGCAGAGCGGAAATGAAGCAGAAAAATAATACAGATAAGCGCCACGACGATCATTTCTTCAAGAAGCTTGGTTTTGAGGGTGTCGATTGCCCGCAGGATAAGTCCGGAGCGGTCATAGCCGGTTTCGATTATCACCCCTTCCGGCAGACCCTTCTCAAGTTCCTTGAGCCGCTTTTTGACGTTTTTTATGACTTCAAGGGCGTTTTCGCCGAATCGCATGACAACAATGCCGCCCACCGATTCCCCTTCGCCGTTCCATTCGAGAATGCCGCGCCGCAGTTCAGGGCCCAGATGGATGTCTGCAATGTTTTTCATCAGCACCGGCGTGCCGTTGGTATCAATGCCCACCGCTATATTTCCAATGTCGGCCAGCGAGGAGATATAGCCGCGGCCGCGGACCATGAATTCGGTTTCCCCCATTTCCATGAGCTTGCCGCCGACATCGGCATTTGACCGTTTAAGGGCAGTTTTCACTTTACTGATGGACAGGTCATAGGCAAGGAGTTTGGACGGATCCACCTCAACCTGATACTGTTTCACATAGCCGCCGATGCTTGCCACCTCGGAAACTCCGGGTACGGCGGTGAGTTCATAACGCAGGTACCAGTCCTGAAGACTGCGCAGGGTCTGCAGATCCTGTTTGCCGCTGGTGTCCTTCAGGGTGTACTCAAAGACCCAGCCGACGCCGGTGGCATCCGGCCCAAGGCTGGGATTGACCCCGTCTGGAAGCCTGCCTGAGACAAAATTCAGATATTCCAGCACCCTTGATCGGGCCCAGTAGAGGTCGGTGCCATCCTCAAAAATGATATAGACAAAGGATATGCCGAAGAACGAATAACCCCGCACCGCCTTGGCAAAAGGCACGGAAAGCATGGCGGTGGTAAGCGGGTAAGTTACCTGGTCTTCCACAACCCGTGGGGCCTGGCCTGGATATTCCGTATAGATGATCACCTGCACGTCGGAGAGATCCGGGATGGCGTCAAGGGGGGTGTTGAGCATGGCAATAACGCCGGCCACGGTGACGAAGAAGGTTGCAAGGATCACCATCAGGCGGTTATTGATCGACCATTCGATTATTTTTTCTATCACGATTGCGTCCTAGATTTTATTGCATATCATTGAAGAAATCGTCTTTATCCGGTTTCTCTGCAGCAGGTTTTGAACCGATTTTTTCGGAAAGCATTTTTTCCACCGCTTCCTTGAGCTTTGATTCGGAGTCCAGCAGAAACTGCCCGGAGGTGACAACCTCTTCGCCTTCGGCAACTCCGGTGAGGACCTGGACATTGCCGTTATCCAGGGCAAGTCCCAGGGTCACATCGCGGGGGGTGAATTTGCCGTCGCCGCGGGTGACAAAGACAAGATTCCGCTCTCCGGAGCGGATCACCGCCTCCGAGGGGATGATCAGGCCGGTGCCCATGGTGCCGACCTTGATGCGGACATCCGCATACATATCCGGTTTAAGGACCTTTTGGGGATTGTCAAATTCAAGGCGCAGTACGACGTCCCTGGTTTTTTTCTGCAGGTAGGGATAAATGTAAGTGATGCTGCCGCGATAGATTTCGCCCGGCTGATACGGCAGGGTCATTTCTGTTTCCTGGCCGACCTTGACCCAGGGGAGTTCGTACTCGAAAATATGTGCCTCCACCCAGATGCCTTTGAGGTCGGCTATTACGTATACCGGCGCGCCGGGTTTGATAAGGGTGCCGGCAACGGCATTATTGGTGATCACTACGCCACGGTATGGAGAACTGATCGTGACGGTTTTTCCCACCTTGCCGGTCTGTTCAATCTGTTTGATGCGTTCCAGTGGCACATCAAAGTACAAAAGGCGCTTGCGGGCCGAATTGAGGAGACTCTGGTTGTCCGTGCCGGGCAGACCGCTCAGCATCTGATATGCCGCAAGGTATTCTTCCTGGGCGGTAAGCAGTTCCGGTGCATAGACATCAAAAAGCGCCTGGCCTTTTTCAACCTGCTGACCGGTGAAACCCACATGGACCTTTTCGATCCACCCGGAGAATTTTGGATTTATCTGGCTGGTCTTGGTTTCGTCATAGGTAATATGTCCGTATGTCCGGAGAGTCCTTGCCAGAATGTCTTTCCTGACCAGCTGGGTGCGGATCCCCATATTCTGCTGGGTTACCGGGTCGATTTTGACCGTGACGCCGCTGACAACTTCGTCCTCATAAACCGGCACCAGATCCATGCCCATGTTGCTCTTTCCTGGTTTGTCGTAAATTTCCATGGGGTTCATCGGCGCGCGATAGTAGAGGATTTTTCGCTCCTGTGATCCTTCATCATCCGAAGAAGTGCTTTTCATCGGGGTGAGATCCATATTGCAGATGGGGCACAGGCCCGGTTCTTCAGAAACAATCCAGGGGTGCATGCCGCAGGTATAGAGTTGTTTGATTTCGGATTCAGTGTCGTGCTCATGGCCTTGATCACTGCCTGCTTTTGAGGCGGTTTTTTCGGAGGTGTCCCGGGTTATGAAACCGGCAAGATACGCAGTGGAATACCCCACGAACAAAGCCAGGGCCACGGCGATGATGATCTGTATTCTGCTATATTTAGAAGGAGCCTGCTTTTCCGTCATATTATTCTCCCGGGGTTTCCGATTGTTTGCCCGTTGTAATGTCTGAAGGGTTTTCTTTCAGGGGAATGGACTTCCCTGCCGCTTCCTCAAGCTCGGCAAATGCTATGCTTGCGTCTTTTCTTTTGTTTTCCGAGGCGAGTCTGGTGCTGATCCAGTTGAAATAGCTGGCTGCCATCTTTCCAAAGGGGATCTTGCCGGACTGGTAACTGCTTTGGGCAACGTCAAGGGCGGCTCTGGAAAGAGCCGTGAGGCTTTCGGCGTACAGCTTGTATTCGCGTAAATTCTGATCAAAAACCGACCATTTGTTCCGGACAAGCGTTCTGGTTTTGCCCTGGATGTCTGTCAGCGTATGGCGATTGGCAGCAAGATCCAGGCGCAATTGCCTGAGATAGGAATCATTGCTGCCAAACCAGGGGTTCACCGGCAATCCTGCCCCTTGCGCCGCCATGGTTTTAACCGGAAAGGCATCCTGGCTGGCCTGGCTGCCGGTCTTCATGACAGGATTGTTTTCATACAGGGAGAGATTGAGGGTGAAAGGCGCCAGGGTCATGGTTTCGCCCATCTCCAGCATCTTTTCCATTTTGGCGATCATCGCCTTGAGTTTGACGATTTCCTGTCTCCGGGCCAGGGCGCTTTGCACAAGAGGCTCAATCGCGACTGTTTCCCTGATCTCCTGCGTGGCAAGAGGGGCAGCGATTGCACTGCCGGCGCGAAGATCAAGGAGCTCGCGGATTTCGGTTTCAATGTTTTTTTGAACTTCAAGGATGGTCAGCAGCTCCTGGTCGATGATTTCTTTTTTTATCCTGGCATCGATGAGTTCTGTAAATTCCGCCTTGCCCGTTTCATAGCTGCTGACGGTTATTTTTTCAAGGCGTACGGTGATCTCGGCCTTTTCTTTGAGGAGTTCACCTGCCTGGTGATTAAAGACCAGATTCCAAAAGGCCTTTCTCATCCTGGTGATCATGCTGCGCCTGGTGATTTCCAGATTCAGGCTTTCCACCAGAATGTCCTGGTTGACAATTTCTCCTTTCAGGGCAACCACCCCCGGAAAGGGAAAGCTCATTTTGACTGACTGGTTGTTTTTCATAGGGCCGATGCCCGAGTTTATTGCATAGCTTGCGTATTGTTTAAGGATTTCGTCCACCGCAGTAACCTGGCTGTATTTCTCAATGGCGGCGAGGAGCTGGTTGAAGGATGCTTTTATTGCAGGATTTCTCAGAAGCACCAGTAACTCCATCTCCTGTAATGAAAAGGGGGAGGCGATGATTCTTTCGGTAAAGGCAGGGTCTGTCCGGGCCTTGGCCAGGCGCAGGAGGTCGGCGCGGTCCGGGCGATAAAACAGGTTGTCGCCGTCAAAAGAATTAACCGCCTCCTGCCATTGGCTTTGTATTTTTTGCAGCTGTTGCACCGCGTCGTTGAAGGCGGTGTCCGGCTGGGTCGCTTCCGGGGTTTGCGCTGATTTTTCAATACTGGAATGGTACAGTGCCGGAGGGTCGTACTCCTCAATTTCCCTCTGGAAATCACCGTATCCCGCCCGGGCCTCCAAAGGCACGAGACAGAAAATTACCAGGAGCAGGGGGTGAAGATATGATGAATAGGTGCCGGTCATGGTGTTGACTCTCTGGCCTTGTCAGTGAGGCTGCGGCCGGTGAGTTTTTCAAGTTGGGCCAGGTATTTGCCGTAGTCAGCCGAAGCCCTGGCCAGGGCAAGCTGAAAATTATAATAGGTGGCCTGGGCTTCAAGATAATCGGTAAAGGTGCCTTTGCCCTGGCGGTTCCAGGTCTCGGAGATTTCAACAGAACGAAGAGCCTGGGGGATGAGTTGATCCCGATAGAGAGTTACGAGGCGCAGGGAATTATTCAGCCGGAAAAAGCTGTTGCGCACCTGGACATGGGTATCATTCTGCTGATTTTTATGAAGCGCCCTGGCCCTGGCCACTTCCGCCCGCGCTTTAAGGGATCTGCCGCGACTTTTGCCGAACCAGAGGGGGATGGATATGCCCGCCTGGATTCCCACCGCATCGCGCCCTGCATCGGTCACGGTCATTCCTTCCGGTTCGCCGATTCCTGCATAGAAAAGACCCAGTTTGAAATTCGGCAGATTCTGGAAGGTGGAGAGGGTTTTTCCGGCCTCGGCCTTATCCAGCATGGCTTTGGAGATTTTCAGTTCTTCACGGTTGTCGTCGGCAAGGGCGCTGATTTCATCAAGGGTGAACAGGATCGGGCTGATGGGCGGCGGCTCAAGTCTGCCGATCACCGCATCGGGGGCTCGATCCAGAAGGGCGTTGAGCCGGGCTGATTCGGTCTGTTCGAGCTCATCCAGCAGAATAACATCATACCCCAGCTGCGCCTCCTGGGATTGAATCTTGAGGATGTCCGATAATGCCGCCTGGTTATTGGCGTAATCCGTCCCGCCGATATCTTTGAGATGGCTGATCAGTCGAGAGTTGTTGTCGGCGATTTCCTTTGCCGCGCGGATATAGACCAACTCATGATACGATTCGCGGATCTGGGCAATGAGATCCCGGACCGCCTTGTCCAGGTTGAGGTGCGCAATCCGGATGTCGGCCTCGATCACATTGCCCTTTGCCGAGAGTTGTCCTGGAAAAGGGATTTCCTGGGAGAGCTGGGCGTTCCAGTCCTGGGGGCCAAGTCGGGTCTCAATGGGATCAGGGAAATAGGTGAGCATGAGTTGCGGATCAGGATAGGCGGTATCAATACGATATTTTTCAACCTCGGCTTCCCATGCCTTCCGGTAAGAGTCCACTGTGGGATTTGTTTTGTAGGCGTAAGTAATAAGGTCGGCCAGCGCCGGATTCTGGGCAATTATTGCTTCGTCGCGGTTGGCCGACGGCAACTCCTCAGAGACGGCAGAGTACGGCTGAAGCAAGAAAGCAAGGCAGGTAGTTATCAGGATGAAAATCTTTTTAGCAATCATTTTCACTTAATTCCAAACGGTTAAGCGCGTTTTTCCTGCAGGCATCAGTAAAGTTTATTTCAGTTAATTGAAGGTACATGTTTTTTACGGAAAAAGTACATAGAATTTCTTTTTTTCTAGAATAGAGCAAGGAGCATGCCAGAGAGTGGAGCTGATAGTCTCCTGAAGGGTCAAGGCCTGAGCTGTTTCCATAAGATTTCAACTGGTTAACGGCTGAACAGGCCTCAGGCAGTTGTTTTTTACGGGTCGGTAAAGCTGTCGGAAACAGTCAAGGGCAGGGATGTCTATCCGTCAAGCAGGGGATGGAGTGAAGAATATTCTTTAATGCTGTGAAGAATATTCTTCATTCGGGGCAGCCCGGAAAGCAATCAATCCATAGGGGTAATTTTTATGAGAAGGCTGGTAACAGGCGGTGGAGGAAGATTCATGGATTAAATGACCATGGCACATTCCTTGCTCATATAATAATCGGGTCACAAGAATATAGAATTTCAATCCGCTGGACTTTTGAGGTGAAACAATGCAAAAGCCACATACCAACAAACTACCTTTTTTTGTACTGCTTTTTCTGCTGGTGATGGCGACTTCATCAGTGCATGCCGAAAACAGGATCAGGACCCTTCTGAATGTGCAAAATCTTTCCTGCGGGTCATGTCTTAACAGGATTCAAGTGGTGCTTGAAAGCCTTGATGGTTTTCTTGGAATGAATGCAGATCTCGGGACCGGCAGGGTTGCGGTTGTCCATGAAGCAGTTCTTTCCGGTGCAGAAATAGCAGCCACTATAACCGCTCTGGGGTATCCGGCCTCGGTATTCAGCAGTGCCATCAGCGGGATAGAAAACTCCGGGCCATTGACTGTGGCTCAGGAGACTTCTGCCTCGGCACAATTGCCAGAAGATAATGGTGCCGACCCGGGATGTTCCGGTGGTCGTGGTTGCGGGTCAGCCTGCGGTGCCAGTTCATCGTCCTGGCAGAAGCTTTATGATAAATATTTCGGGAGCAGGAAAAAGTAATTCTGATTACCATCGAACTTCAGCTTAAAACGTATTGATGACATTCCGACGCCGGGTGCATTATGGGCGCAGGATTCTAACCATCCACAGTATCCGATTGATTTTTTGACCTTGCAACTCACATAATGAAATCGGTCGTTGTTCGGGCCGGAAAAAAGCCTGGAGGTTCGTCTTCGTGAAAATTGATCCAACAGGAAAAAATAAAGTGAGCGGATTGATTATTACGGCGTTTTTTTGGCTGATTTCAGGGTTGTTGCTTCATGGCTGCGGCGGCAACACTCTCACTCCTGAAAAGGGTTTTGTGGAAATACCCCTTACAAAGATCAATGACGGCAAAGCGCATTATTTTAAGGTCAGGGCTGATGGCGGGATCATGGTGACTTTCTTTGTCCTGAAAACTGCGGACGGAGTGTTTCGGGCGGCAATTGATTCCTGCGATGTCTGCTATGAGTCCGGCAAAGGGTATGTTCAGGAAGGCGATTACATGGTCTGTGTCAACTGCGGCCAGAAATTTGCATCAGACAAGATCAATGTCATTAAGGGCGGGTGCAATCCGGCACCTCTGGCAAGGGAGATTGTCGGCGATAATCTGCTGATTTCAATGCAGACCATTAACTCCAACAGCTGGTATTGCCGTTTTAAATCGTAACGGTTGCCGAGCAGTGCCCGGAATGATCTCTCGCAATTTTGAGATCGGTCCGGTTTGGGTAATCCCCAATAAGACCCTACGAACGGGACAGGAGTTTCCTGATCCCCTTCCCAATGTCTTTAATGCCGCCTTCTTCCTCCTGGGCGTGCCATTGTCTGGAATCGCTGTCTTTTTCAACCAGGCCGGCAAGTTGATTGACAAAATCACTTAAGCGCCCGGCCTGTTCTTTAATTTCGTGGGACGAGGCTGCCGCTTCTTCGG comes from Pseudomonadota bacterium and encodes:
- a CDS encoding efflux RND transporter permease subunit, with amino-acid sequence MIEKIIEWSINNRLMVILATFFVTVAGVIAMLNTPLDAIPDLSDVQVIIYTEYPGQAPRVVEDQVTYPLTTAMLSVPFAKAVRGYSFFGISFVYIIFEDGTDLYWARSRVLEYLNFVSGRLPDGVNPSLGPDATGVGWVFEYTLKDTSGKQDLQTLRSLQDWYLRYELTAVPGVSEVASIGGYVKQYQVEVDPSKLLAYDLSISKVKTALKRSNADVGGKLMEMGETEFMVRGRGYISSLADIGNIAVGIDTNGTPVLMKNIADIHLGPELRRGILEWNGEGESVGGIVVMRFGENALEVIKNVKKRLKELEKGLPEGVIIETGYDRSGLILRAIDTLKTKLLEEMIVVALICIIFLLHFRSAFVAIFTLPVGILMSFLAMYFLGINATIMSLGGIAIAIGVMVDASVVLVENAHKHLEKDQCGRNHVETIIRSAKEVGPALFYSLLIITVSFLPVFSLQEQSGRLFKPLAYTKTFAMAGSAILAITIVPVLMTFFVRNRTLPRNLSERQRKLTWIGAIAGPPGLVILGGISGLAMPDWSLFAAFFVSAFAAICLFPQKILPEHKNPVSNFFITLYVPFIKLVLKWRKTTILVALLVVLLSWIPLAKLGTEFMPPLNEGDLLYMPTTLPGISITKAKELLQQTDKIIQSFPEVKSTLGKIGRAETATDPAPLSMIETIITLRPQVEYEQITVDRFFSAWPGWLKAPLQLLWPEVRNGKILHEWRKKQIHRFFSSWPELLKKPFTLVWAEDRYITTDELVDDLNAAIRFPGLTNAWTMPIKTRIDMLSTGIKTPVGIKLMGPDLETLSDIGARIEAIARDIPGTLSAYSERVTGGNYIDFVINRPEIARYGLSVADVQDVIMTAIGGMNVTYTVEGLERYPVNLRYNRELRDDLEQLKRVLVPTPTGAHVPLIQLTDLYVHKGPAAIKSENSRQTAWIYVDLKGIDVGSYVARAKKIIDSKIQLPPGYSMIWSGQYEYMEKARKTLNVIVPLTLAIIFILLFIHFKNIIEAGIVMISLPFALVGGIWLLYFLNYNISVAVVVGFIALSGLAAETGVVMLVYLDEAYKRRKSHGQINNFNDIHEAIIEGAAERVRPKLMTVSTTLIGLLPVMTGTETGSEVMKRIASPMVGGLISSTILTLVIIPAIYDIWKRRELQKNGASSSPLPQEVDHERD
- a CDS encoding efflux RND transporter periplasmic adaptor subunit, which codes for MTEKQAPSKYSRIQIIIAVALALFVGYSTAYLAGFITRDTSEKTASKAGSDQGHEHDTESEIKQLYTCGMHPWIVSEEPGLCPICNMDLTPMKSTSSDDEGSQERKILYYRAPMNPMEIYDKPGKSNMGMDLVPVYEDEVVSGVTVKIDPVTQQNMGIRTQLVRKDILARTLRTYGHITYDETKTSQINPKFSGWIEKVHVGFTGQQVEKGQALFDVYAPELLTAQEEYLAAYQMLSGLPGTDNQSLLNSARKRLLYFDVPLERIKQIEQTGKVGKTVTISSPYRGVVITNNAVAGTLIKPGAPVYVIADLKGIWVEAHIFEYELPWVKVGQETEMTLPYQPGEIYRGSITYIYPYLQKKTRDVVLRLEFDNPQKVLKPDMYADVRIKVGTMGTGLIIPSEAVIRSGERNLVFVTRGDGKFTPRDVTLGLALDNGNVQVLTGVAEGEEVVTSGQFLLDSESKLKEAVEKMLSEKIGSKPAAEKPDKDDFFNDMQ
- a CDS encoding TolC family protein, with the translated sequence MTGTYSSYLHPLLLVIFCLVPLEARAGYGDFQREIEEYDPPALYHSSIEKSAQTPEATQPDTAFNDAVQQLQKIQSQWQEAVNSFDGDNLFYRPDRADLLRLAKARTDPAFTERIIASPFSLQEMELLVLLRNPAIKASFNQLLAAIEKYSQVTAVDEILKQYASYAINSGIGPMKNNQSVKMSFPFPGVVALKGEIVNQDILVESLNLEITRRSMITRMRKAFWNLVFNHQAGELLKEKAEITVRLEKITVSSYETGKAEFTELIDARIKKEIIDQELLTILEVQKNIETEIRELLDLRAGSAIAAPLATQEIRETVAIEPLVQSALARRQEIVKLKAMIAKMEKMLEMGETMTLAPFTLNLSLYENNPVMKTGSQASQDAFPVKTMAAQGAGLPVNPWFGSNDSYLRQLRLDLAANRHTLTDIQGKTRTLVRNKWSVFDQNLREYKLYAESLTALSRAALDVAQSSYQSGKIPFGKMAASYFNWISTRLASENKRKDASIAFAELEEAAGKSIPLKENPSDITTGKQSETPGE
- a CDS encoding TolC family protein, whose product is MIAKKIFILITTCLAFLLQPYSAVSEELPSANRDEAIIAQNPALADLITYAYKTNPTVDSYRKAWEAEVEKYRIDTAYPDPQLMLTYFPDPIETRLGPQDWNAQLSQEIPFPGQLSAKGNVIEADIRIAHLNLDKAVRDLIAQIRESYHELVYIRAAKEIADNNSRLISHLKDIGGTDYANNQAALSDILKIQSQEAQLGYDVILLDELEQTESARLNALLDRAPDAVIGRLEPPPISPILFTLDEISALADDNREELKISKAMLDKAEAGKTLSTFQNLPNFKLGLFYAGIGEPEGMTVTDAGRDAVGIQAGISIPLWFGKSRGRSLKARAEVARARALHKNQQNDTHVQVRNSFFRLNNSLRLVTLYRDQLIPQALRSVEISETWNRQGKGTFTDYLEAQATYYNFQLALARASADYGKYLAQLEKLTGRSLTDKARESTP
- a CDS encoding heavy-metal-associated domain-containing protein, whose translation is MQKPHTNKLPFFVLLFLLVMATSSVHAENRIRTLLNVQNLSCGSCLNRIQVVLESLDGFLGMNADLGTGRVAVVHEAVLSGAEIAATITALGYPASVFSSAISGIENSGPLTVAQETSASAQLPEDNGADPGCSGGRGCGSACGASSSSWQKLYDKYFGSRKK
- a CDS encoding DUF2318 domain-containing protein; this translates as MDPTGKNKVSGLIITAFFWLISGLLLHGCGGNTLTPEKGFVEIPLTKINDGKAHYFKVRADGGIMVTFFVLKTADGVFRAAIDSCDVCYESGKGYVQEGDYMVCVNCGQKFASDKINVIKGGCNPAPLAREIVGDNLLISMQTINSNSWYCRFKS